In Rutidosis leptorrhynchoides isolate AG116_Rl617_1_P2 chromosome 2, CSIRO_AGI_Rlap_v1, whole genome shotgun sequence, one genomic interval encodes:
- the LOC139890927 gene encoding stress enhanced protein 1, chloroplastic-like — protein sequence MAVAQFSSPLCISSPAKISTGSPFSSSGLPRIGTTFVCGSGSPLVISRTCHQKALVRKPSAFSVRCEQSSKDGNGLDVWLGRTAMIGFAVAISVEVSTGKGLLENFGLTSPLPTVALAVTALVGVLTAIFIFQSASEN from the exons ATGGCGGTTGCTCAATTTTCTTCCCCTCTCTGTATCTCCAGCCCCG CTAAAATTTCTACTGGTTCTCCGTTTTCATCATCCGGTTTGCCTCGGATTGGGACAACGTTCGTTTGCGGTTCTGGTTCGCCTTTAG TAATATCTAGAACATGTCATCAGAAGGCTCTAGTACGTAAGCCATCAGCATTTTCTGTGAGATGTGAACAAAGTAGTAAGGATGGAAACGGGTTAGATGTGTGGCTCGGTCGCACAGCCATGATTGGGTTTGCAGTGGCAATTAGTGTTGAAGTATCAACTGGGAAGGGGCTTCTTGAG AACTTTGGGCTGACATCACCCTTGCCAACTGTGGCATTAGCAGTGACTGCACTTGTGGGCGTTCTAACAGCAATTTTCATCTTCCAGTCTGCTTCTGAAAATTGA
- the LOC139890926 gene encoding ADP-ribosylation factor 2-like, translated as MGSSIKRLPLCLCSPGVASFQVFPIGNDTCVLQLLAKRDIKILMLGLDDSGKTTILYKLKLGDFIATVPTIGFNVEAMEYKNIRFTVWDVGGQDTIRPLWRHYYRNTQALIFVVDSNNKRRIYQARNELHRLLNEDELRDATILVFANKQDFPNAMHVSEVADKLKLHTISHRNWHIQSTSATTGQGLYEGLIWLTDNIPNKVARASSCISVPTRQIYDPTHT; from the exons ATGGGAAGCTCAATAAAGCGGTTGCCTTTGTGTTTGTGTAGTCCTG GCGTAGCTTCTTTTCAAGTTTTCCCGATTGGGAATGATACTTGTGTTTTG CAACTTCTTGCAAAACGTGACATCAAGATCCTAATGCTAGGTCTTGATGATTCTGGAAAGACGACCATTTTGTACAAGTTAAAGCTGGGAGATTTTATTGCAACTGTACCCACCATTG GTTTCAATGTGGAAGCTATGGAGTACAAGAACATAAGATTCACTGTGTGGGATGTAGGCGGGCAGGATACG ATTCGGCCTTTGTGGAGACATTACTATCGGAATACTCAGGCACTTATTTTTGTGGTAGACAGTAATAACAAACGAAGAATATACCAAGCTCGGAATGAGTTGCATCGCCTTTTGAACGAG GATGAACTAAGAGATGCGACAATTCTTGTATTTGCCAATAAGCAAGACTTTCCTAATGCTATGCATGTTTCCGAGGTCGCTGACAAGCTTAAATTGCACACCATTTCTCATCGCAATTG GCACATACAGAGTACATCTGCAACAACCGGGCAAGGTTTGTATGAAGGTCTAATCTGGCTAACCGACAATATCCCCAACAAAGTAGCACGAGCTAGCTCATGCATCTCTGTCCCAACCCGTCAAATATACGACCCTACCCACACATAA
- the LOC139887922 gene encoding uncharacterized protein, which yields MTIYETSDLVKLNQTFENKAEFLMALRTKCVTEGFQTKPKYSDQGRYTANCISPNCAWHITARCIKDSNNFQVRDLNDLHTCSNTQILPNNKHANKKVLGNILKEVMKQEGRVYRPDDTRNDMSARFKISLSYHQAWKAKCYAIEMLRGSMEESFRILPLYLYNLKLCNPGSVTNIRTDKENRFVMSYMSIGAAIRSFVHYGRPVIIVDGAHLKGGYLGD from the exons ATGACAATATATGAAACATCAGATCTAGTTAAACTTAATCAGACATTCGAAAACAAAGCAGAATTCCTTATGGCACTACGAACAAAGTGCGTTACTGAAGGGTTCCAGACTAAACCAAAGTACTCAGACCAGGGCAGGTATACAGCTAATTGTATATCACCAAATTGTGCATGGCACATAACTGCTAGGTGTATAAAAGACAGCAATAACTTTCAAGTACGAGACCTGAATGATCTCCACACATGTTCAAATACACAAATTCTACCAAACAATAAGCATGCCAACAAGAAGGTACTTGGAAACATACTGAAAGAGGTGATGAAACAAGAAGGTCGTGTATATCGACCAGATGATACCAGGAATGATATGTCAGCACGGTTTAAGATAAGTCTATCATACCACCAAGCGTGGAAAGCCAAATGTTATGCAATCGAGATGTTGAGAGGTAGTATGGAAGAATCATTTCGAATACTACCTTTGTATCTATATAATCTTAAACTGTGTAACCCGGGGAGCGTAACCAATATTCGCACTGACAAGGAAAACAGATTTGTTATGAGTTACATGTCCATTGGTGCAGCG ATACGTTCGTTTGTTCACTATGGGCGTCCTGTAATCATAGTTGATGGAGCTCATTTAAAAGGTGGTTACTTGGGGGACTAA
- the LOC139887923 gene encoding uncharacterized protein, with product MDANNGILPLAYGIGAGETTDHWAWFFGNLRDTLQSSGCCIENLTIISDRAAAIAAGISAVFPDVFHALCCRHLLGNLKTKSRRVKSYEWHYWKMCKAYRKSDFEYHYKILCRRLPESTKTLTDVGVNRWSRHHADRVRYAYLTSNSAESMNALSVHARKLPVTMLLEFFRASVQQWFWEHRNTANGLTTPVTPYAEHKLGKRNSKSLSWTVKPISKTQFEVMDTKKGGKVNLQEKTCTCKQWQLSGLPCGHVMAVARYCNLRDVTCHVQDYFTTETYKAAYIDDIQPLDHISEWVDPGKIPTVRPPLLQKRQSGRPKSTARIPSKGEDKDNFKSNRKCSRCLQYGHYRSLCPSPYDLSGQTQKSRSKSNTKPKPKLKGKGKGKQEESCSTQFETTCNLNDD from the coding sequence ATGGATGCTAATAATGGAATCCTGCCATTAGCCTATGGTATTGGGGCCGGAGAGACAACTGATCATTGGGCGTGGTTTTTTGGAAATCTAAGAGACACTCTACAGTCTTCCGGGTGTTGCATTGAGAATCTTACCATTATATCTGACAGGGCAGCAGCAATAGCCGCAGGCATATCAGCAGTTTTTCCAGACGTATTTCATGCTCTATGTTGTCGTCACTTGCTTGGGAACCTTAAAACAAAATCTAGAAGGGTCAAAAGTTACGAATGGCACTACTGGAAGATGTGCAAAGCATATAGGAAATCTGACTTTGAATACCACTATAAAATTCTTTGTAGACGTCTTCCAGAGTCAACAAAAACACTCACTGATGTGGGAGTTAATAGATGGTCCAGGCATCATGCAGATCGTGTTCGCTATGCTTACTTAACTAGTAATAGTGCAGAGTCCATGAACGCGCTATCAGTTCATGCCAGGAAACTCCCAGTTACAATGCTACTAGAGTTCTTTAGAGCTTCCGTTCAACAATGGTTCTGGGAACATCGAAACACTGCTAATGGTTTAACAACACCTGTCACACCATACGCAGAGCACAAATTGGGTAAAAGAAATAGTAAGTCTCTGAGTTGGACTGTTAAACCGATTTCTAAAACACAATTTGAGGTGATGGATACGAAAAAGGGCGGGAAAGTCAATCTACAAGAAAAAACTTGCACTTGCAAACAGTGGCAGCTTTCCGGTCTACCATGCGGTCACGTAATGGCAGTAGCAAGGTATTGTAACCTACGTGACGTTACTTGTCACGTTCAGGATTATTTCACCACTGAAACTTACAAGGCTGCTTACATAGATGATATTCAACCACTAGATCATATATCTGAATGGGTGGATCCAGGAAAAATACCAACTGTTCGACCTCCGTTGCTTCAAAAAAGACAATCAGGTCGTCCAAAAAGTACTGCTCGTATACCATCCAAAGGAGAAGATAAAGACAATTTCAAATCTAATAGAAAATGCAGTCGTTGCTTGCAATATGGACATTATCGATCACTTTGTCCCTCACCTTATGATCTATCCGGTCAAACACAGAAGTCAAGGTCTAAGTCAAACACAAAGCCAAAGCCGAAGCTTAAGGGGAAGGGGAAGGGGAAACAAGAAGAGTCatgctcgacccaatttgaaacaACTTGCAATCTGAATGACGATTAG
- the LOC139890928 gene encoding DNA-directed RNA polymerases II, IV and V subunit 3-like, which translates to MDGTSYQRFPNVKIRELKDDHAKFELRDTDASVANALRRVMISEVPTIAIDLVEIEVNSSVLNDEFIAHRLGLIPLTSERAMSMRFSRDCDACDGDGQCEFCSVEFHLRAKCINDQTLDVTSKDLYSSDHTVVPVDFSDSGAGFDNPEDQRGITIVKLRKGQELRLRAIARKGIGKDHAKWSPAATVTFMYEPEIHINEEMMETLSLEEKTSVVESSPTKVFGINPQTQQVEVVDAEAYTYDDEVLKKVEAMGKPGLIEIYAKEDSFIFTVESTGAVKASR; encoded by the exons ATGGACGGAACATCATACCAGAGATTCCCAAACGTTAAAATCCGTGAACTCAAAGACGACCACGCAAAATTCGAGCTCCGTGATACTGACGCTAGTGTGGCTAACGCACTCCGGCGCGTTATGATCTCTGAAGTCCCAACAATCGCCATAGATCTAGTTGAAATCGAGGTCAATTCGTCGGTACTTAACGACGAGTTTATCGCACACCGGTTAGGTTTAATTCCGCTAACGAGTGAACGTGCAATGAGCATGCGGTTCTCACGTGACTGTGATGCGTGTGATGGTGATGGTCAATGTGAGTTTTGCTCAGTTGAATTTCATCTGAGAGCCAAGTGTATTAATGATCAAACACTTGATGTTACCAGTAAGGATTTGTATAGCTCTGACCATACTGTTGTCCCTGTTGACTTTTCTGATTCTGGAGCTGGTTTTGATAATCCTGAAGATCAGAG GGGCATCACAATCGTAAAGCTGCGCAAAGGGCAAGAATTGAGGCTGAGAGCAATAGCTCGAAAGGGGATTGGAAAAGATCATGCGAAATGGTCACCTGCTGCAACCGTTACTTTCATGTATGAGCCTGAAATTCACATTAACGAAGAGATGATGGAGACTCTATCACTTGAGGAGAAGACTAGTGTTGTCGAGAGCAGCCCTACAAAAGTCTTTGGCATTAATCCCCAAACCCAGCAG GTGGAAGTGGTGGATGCTGAGGCGTACACATACGATGATGAAGTGCTGAAGAAAGTGGAAGCCATGGGGAAACCAGGGCTTATTGAAATCTATGCAAAAGAAGACAGTTTTATATTCACAGTTGAATCCACGGGTGCAGTCAAAGCGTCTCGGTGA
- the LOC139890929 gene encoding elicitor-responsive protein 1-like, whose amino-acid sequence MKNNHGIHGNFLEITVVGCSKLKDTEWISRQDPYVCVEYGNNKNRTRVCTDGGKNPTFQEKFVFNLIEGLRDLNIIVWNSNTLSRDDFIGSGKVQLAKVLSYGYDDSSWPLQTKSGRHAGEVRLIMHYPNANKPANGYGQVSMYAAPPPASSMFYPPSVAYPTPSPYSLYPPNSSIYPPSPYPSQTASYPPQPYPHNSAYPPQPYSSHYSNGSSYPGVYPPVY is encoded by the exons ATGAAGAATAATCACGGCATTCACGGAAATTTCCTTGAAATCACTG TGGTCGGTTGCAGTAAACTGAAAGATACCGAATGGATATCAAGGCAGGATCCTTACGTTTGTGTTGAATATGGAAATAACAAAAATCGCACTCGCGTTTGTACAG ATGGAGGCAAGAACCCTACGTTTCAAGAGAAATTTGTGTTTAATTTGATCGAAGGATTAAGAGACTTAAATATCATTGTTTGGAATAGCAATACTCTCTCGCGTGATGACTTTATTGGCTCCGGGAA GGTTCAATTAGCCAAGGTTCTTTCATATGGATATGATGATAGCTCTTGGCCATTGCAGACTAAATCTGGCAG GCATGCTGGTGAGGTGCGATTGATAATGCATTATCCCAATGCCAAT AAACCCGCTAACGGTTATGGTCAGGTCTCTATGTACGCTGCACCACCACCAGCTTCATCCATGTTTTATCCACCATCCGTAGCTTATCCTACCCCATCTCCCTACTCTTTGTACCCGCCTAATTCAAGCATTTATCCACCATCACCATACCCATCGCAGACAGCCTCTTATCCTCCTCAGCCATACCCTCATAATTCTGCTTATCCTCCTCAGCCATACAGCTCTCATTATTCTAATG GTTCTTCCTATCCAGGGGTTTATCCTCCAGTATATTGA
- the LOC139887924 gene encoding uncharacterized protein codes for MGLRSWLSCSPRKEIKEVHFIFEYNDPIERENNDHENNNVKLEDGIVEGNVIGDGSGIRNVKCLFNNCNHKAMTLTKFCRDHILADSKQQLYKPCEFTLKRVASSNVFAGLCVSTVPCYCSVHFLKTQQHVYRALKKAGLNVNSTNKFVPKMYVIVIEYVREIQKKRKNPKMHVNS; via the exons ATGGGCTTGAGATCATGGCTAAGTTGCAGCCCAAGGAAGGAAATTAAGGAAGTGCAC TTTATATTTGAGTATAATGA TCCAATTGAACGAGAGAATAATGATCATGAGAACAATAATGTGAAATTGGAAGATGGAATTGTTGAAGGGAATGTAATTGGGGATGGAAGTGGAATTCGGAATGTGAAGTGTTTGtttaataattgtaatcataaggCAATGACTTTGACTAAATTTTGTCGTGATCATATATTAGCTGATTCGAAACAACAGTTGTACAAGCCATGTGAATTTACTCTTAAGAGGGTT GCCTCTTCGAATGTGTTTGCTGGTTTATGTGTTTCTACTGTTCCTTGTTACTGCAGCGTACACTTTCTAAAAACCCAGCAACATGTCTATCGTGCATTGAAGAAAGCTGGTCTAAATGTTAATTCTACAAATAAGTTTGTTCCAAAGATGTATGTTATTGTGATAGAATATGTTCGTGAAATCCAGAAGAAAAGGAAAAATCCAAAGATGCATGTTAATAGTTAA
- the LOC139887925 gene encoding uncharacterized protein, with amino-acid sequence MVEFIRPLDLSNNLDSWQWELADLGGYSVSITRLHIDNVYLAASDLRAVWLKDLPRKINIFLWSVAQDRLPTRLNLSRRGIEIEQISCVSGCFMSESLQHLLFECVVA; translated from the coding sequence ATGGTCGAATTCATTAGACCTTTAGATTTGTCGAATAACTTAGATAGTTGGCAATGGGAATTGGCAGACTTAGGAGGTTATTCGGTTAGTATAACTCGACTGCACATTGATAATGTATACCTGGCAGCATCAGATTTACGCGCTGTTTGGTTGAAGGACCTTCCGAGAAAGATAAATATTTTTCTTTGGAGTGTGGCTCAGGATAGACTTCCTACCCGTCTTAACTTATCGCGAAGAGGCATTGAGATCGAGCAGATTAGTTGTGTCTCTGGTTGTTTCATGTCCGAGTCTTTGCAACACCTGTTATTCGAATGTGTGGTTGCGTAA